In Methylomonas sp. MK1, the following are encoded in one genomic region:
- a CDS encoding helix-turn-helix domain-containing protein, with protein sequence MTTANINTTMLTWARERSGVTVSEFARKCGVSLDKLSEWESGHRSLTFKQAMTYAEKAHIPFGYLFLAQPPIDELPIPDLRTIEGQINRRLSAELLDLIKLMQQRQEWYKDYLQQHLVGPNPIVGRFAVKDGVTAIVRDIRTELGVGNHPQRGSWEDYYRDLVNRIESVGVLVMRQSDVGHYTRPLRVEEFRGFAIADNYAPIIFVNHADALGARLFTLVHELCHIWIGQSGISDASTQTHRAEEILCNAVAAEFLVPATEFQTIWRHGLDNWQSNLPTLESHFHVSTWTLARRALALNYITQDEYQRYINAQQAAYRDRDDSGGPGYYRTKKAQISQRFSRAVVSEALSGQLLLREASQLLGGIKPDKIATFAKELGV encoded by the coding sequence ATGACCACCGCCAACATCAACACGACCATGCTGACCTGGGCGCGTGAGCGCTCCGGCGTCACCGTGTCTGAATTTGCCCGGAAGTGCGGTGTCAGCCTAGACAAGCTCAGCGAATGGGAGTCCGGCCACCGCTCTTTGACCTTTAAGCAGGCTATGACTTACGCCGAAAAGGCACATATCCCATTCGGCTATTTGTTCCTTGCCCAGCCTCCAATCGACGAATTGCCTATTCCCGATTTAAGAACGATCGAGGGCCAAATCAACCGGAGACTCAGCGCGGAATTGCTCGATCTGATCAAGCTGATGCAACAGCGCCAGGAATGGTACAAAGACTATTTGCAACAGCATCTTGTCGGTCCAAATCCTATCGTTGGCCGCTTTGCCGTCAAAGATGGGGTAACCGCCATCGTGCGCGACATTCGCACCGAACTCGGCGTCGGCAATCACCCGCAACGCGGCAGCTGGGAAGATTATTACCGCGATCTGGTCAACCGTATCGAGTCTGTAGGGGTGTTGGTGATGCGCCAAAGCGATGTGGGCCACTACACGCGACCATTGCGCGTCGAAGAGTTTCGAGGTTTTGCAATTGCTGACAATTACGCGCCGATCATTTTCGTCAACCATGCCGATGCCTTGGGCGCACGGCTGTTCACCCTGGTCCACGAACTCTGCCATATCTGGATCGGCCAGTCTGGCATTTCCGACGCTAGCACGCAAACCCATCGGGCAGAAGAGATTCTTTGTAATGCGGTAGCCGCCGAGTTTTTAGTCCCGGCCACTGAATTTCAGACCATATGGAGGCATGGTCTGGACAACTGGCAGTCCAATTTGCCGACTTTGGAATCGCATTTCCACGTCAGCACGTGGACCTTGGCGCGCCGCGCGCTGGCTTTAAACTACATAACTCAGGACGAATACCAGCGTTATATCAACGCCCAGCAAGCGGCTTATCGGGATCGCGACGACAGCGGCGGCCCTGGTTATTACCGGACCAAAAAAGCCCAGATTAGCCAGCGTTTTTCCCGCGCGGTCGTCAGTGAGGCTCTCAGCGGCCAACTTTTACTCCGTGAAGCCAGCCAGTTATTGGGTGGTATCAAACCCGACAAAATCGCCACCTTTGCCAAGGAGTTGGGCGTTTGA
- a CDS encoding SRPBCC family protein produces the protein MIKTILIVLALVIACILIYAATKPDTFRVQRSIIIKATPETIFPLISDLHSMQTWSAWEKVDPGMKRTYSSATSGPGAVYEWEGNQEIGQGRMEIIDATPPAKITIRMDFIKPFPAQNTLEFVLQTEGDSTRVTQAIFGPSPYISKVMSLVFSMDKMIAGKFAEGLAELKTIAEKRSAISISEGKP, from the coding sequence ATGATCAAAACGATACTAATTGTCTTGGCCTTAGTCATCGCCTGCATACTTATTTATGCGGCAACCAAACCCGACACTTTCCGCGTACAACGCTCGATCATAATCAAAGCTACCCCGGAAACGATTTTTCCGTTGATCAGCGATTTGCACAGCATGCAAACATGGTCGGCCTGGGAAAAAGTGGACCCTGGTATGAAGCGAACATACAGCAGCGCTACCAGCGGGCCGGGTGCGGTGTACGAATGGGAAGGCAACCAGGAAATCGGCCAGGGACGCATGGAGATTATTGACGCGACGCCGCCCGCGAAAATAACGATCCGGATGGATTTCATCAAGCCCTTTCCGGCGCAAAACACCTTGGAATTTGTTCTACAAACCGAGGGTGACTCGACGCGCGTTACCCAGGCTATTTTCGGCCCTAGCCCTTATATTTCCAAAGTGATGAGCCTGGTGTTCAGTATGGACAAGATGATCGCCGGGAAATTCGCAGAAGGTTTGGCCGAGCTAAAGACCATCGCCGAAAAGCGATCAGCTATTTCAATTTCAGAGGGAAAGCCATGA
- a CDS encoding MarR family winged helix-turn-helix transcriptional regulator: MVDQISTIDNPSLDETLTPDMREAALRLAIEQFYFGYRAFTVQPDRILAERGLGRVHHRILYFVGRNPRISVNALLNMLSVSKQALNAPLRQLMDMQLVMIDTATHDKRVRELSLTGAGAELEAQLTGTQMQQLQTVFAQVGAKAEAGWHQVMRSLSGQG, translated from the coding sequence ATGGTTGACCAAATATCCACTATCGATAACCCCTCGCTTGATGAAACGCTGACGCCGGACATGCGCGAAGCTGCGTTGCGCCTGGCTATCGAACAGTTTTACTTCGGCTATCGCGCATTTACCGTACAGCCGGACCGCATTCTGGCCGAGCGCGGACTGGGGCGGGTGCATCACCGGATCTTGTATTTCGTCGGCCGCAATCCGCGGATTTCGGTGAACGCGTTATTAAACATGCTCAGCGTCAGCAAGCAAGCCTTGAACGCGCCGTTGCGGCAGTTAATGGACATGCAGTTGGTCATGATAGACACCGCCACGCACGATAAGCGAGTCCGCGAACTCAGCTTAACGGGGGCCGGAGCGGAATTGGAAGCGCAACTGACCGGCACCCAAATGCAACAGCTGCAAACGGTATTTGCGCAAGTCGGCGCCAAGGCCGAAGCCGGCTGGCATCAGGTCATGCGCAGCTTGAGCGGACAAGGTTGA
- a CDS encoding YciI family protein, with the protein MKYLCLICAETVMEGMSDEAAAKHFDEYTEFTQAIRDSGHYLSCNRLLPANAAITLRVRGGKVSTTDGPFAETKEQLGGYYLIEADDLNEAIQVAARIPGAKLGCVEIRPVAEDPKTLEALGLG; encoded by the coding sequence ATGAAATACCTATGCCTGATTTGCGCCGAAACCGTCATGGAGGGAATGTCGGATGAGGCCGCAGCCAAACATTTTGATGAATACACCGAGTTTACCCAAGCCATTCGCGACAGCGGCCACTACCTGAGTTGCAATCGGCTGCTGCCGGCCAATGCCGCCATCACGCTACGAGTGCGCGGCGGGAAAGTGAGCACCACCGACGGCCCGTTCGCGGAAACCAAGGAACAGCTCGGCGGCTATTACCTGATCGAAGCCGACGATCTGAACGAAGCCATCCAGGTGGCCGCGCGGATTCCCGGAGCGAAGTTGGGTTGCGTGGAAATTCGACCGGTAGCGGAAGATCCAAAAACCCTGGAAGCGCTGGGCCTGGGTTAA
- a CDS encoding tetratricopeptide repeat protein, whose protein sequence is MLAHAARADLYRRLGRTADAISAYEQALTLTRQEPERRFLARRLREIRIQ, encoded by the coding sequence TTGCTGGCGCACGCGGCCCGAGCAGACTTGTACCGGCGTCTGGGCAGAACCGCCGATGCGATCTCAGCTTACGAGCAAGCCCTGACTTTGACACGCCAGGAACCGGAGCGGCGCTTTTTGGCGCGTAGATTGCGGGAAATCCGCATCCAGTGA
- a CDS encoding SRPBCC family protein — MKPTEQTTESRELVLTRLIDAPPEKLYRAWTEPALLKQWFCPKPWTVAAAELDVRAGGTSIIVMRSPDGQEFPNQGIYLEVVPNERLVFTDAYTSAWEPFAKPFMTGIITFTPEGGKTRYSARVFHWSPEDRKAHEEMGFHEGWGKATDQLAELVTSVWAG, encoded by the coding sequence ATGAAGCCAACTGAACAAACAACTGAATCGCGGGAACTGGTGCTGACGCGCCTGATTGATGCGCCACCCGAGAAACTCTATAGAGCCTGGACCGAACCGGCACTGCTCAAGCAGTGGTTTTGTCCGAAGCCCTGGACCGTGGCTGCAGCCGAACTCGATGTCAGAGCCGGCGGCACCAGCATCATCGTGATGCGTAGCCCGGACGGTCAGGAGTTTCCCAACCAAGGCATCTATCTTGAAGTTGTGCCAAACGAGCGTTTGGTCTTCACCGATGCCTACACCAGCGCCTGGGAACCCTTCGCCAAACCTTTCATGACCGGCATCATCACGTTTACGCCTGAAGGCGGAAAAACCCGCTACAGCGCTCGCGTGTTTCATTGGAGTCCGGAAGACCGGAAAGCCCACGAAGAAATGGGTTTTCACGAAGGCTGGGGAAAAGCCACGGATCAGCTTGCCGAGTTGGTGACCAGCGTGTGGGCCGGATAG
- a CDS encoding DUF4411 family protein: protein MKYLLDANTYIQAKNFYYGMDICPAYWDWLDRQFQAGLVASVQMIGKELKDGHDELAAWAKARSEHFINNDDTETQSVFSEIVQSVAAGDYNPGNRDNFLAKADPWLIAKAKTLGATVVTHEALVAPNTKKVKVPNICLQFGVPCLDTFQFLRELNARFVLEH from the coding sequence TTGAAATATCTTCTCGATGCCAATACCTACATTCAAGCCAAGAATTTCTATTACGGCATGGATATCTGTCCGGCTTATTGGGATTGGCTGGATCGGCAATTTCAAGCGGGTTTGGTCGCCAGTGTTCAGATGATAGGCAAGGAACTTAAAGACGGTCACGACGAACTAGCCGCATGGGCGAAGGCGCGCTCAGAACACTTCATCAACAACGACGACACCGAAACCCAATCGGTGTTTTCCGAAATTGTTCAAAGTGTCGCAGCCGGCGACTATAACCCCGGCAATCGCGACAACTTCTTAGCAAAAGCCGATCCCTGGCTCATCGCCAAAGCTAAAACCCTTGGGGCAACGGTGGTCACCCACGAAGCCTTGGTTGCACCGAACACCAAGAAAGTCAAAGTTCCCAACATTTGCCTGCAATTCGGTGTGCCTTGCCTGGACACGTTTCAGTTTCTGCGGGAATTGAATGCGCGGTTTGTTTTGGAACACTAA
- a CDS encoding RNA polymerase sigma factor, translating into MREKIDAIYQSESRHVLATLIRLLGDFDVAEEALHDAFRAALEQWPRDGVPANPRAWLVSAGRFKAIDSLRRQARFDVLDDADTLAGPASETDDTDDEGLEDDRLRLIFTCCHPALSPDAQVALTLREVCGLATEEIARAFLTPTPTLAQRIVRAKTKIRDARIPYQVPSPAELPQRLDSVLRVIYLVFNEGYSASSGDALTRHDLSEEAIRLGRLLIELLPEPEALGLLALMLLHESRRAARATADGELILLDDQDRSLWDRERIAEGSALVQQALVSQRFSPYAVQAAIAAVHANASHATATDWPQIVALYEVLLRIEASPVIELNRAVAVAMRDGPAAGLELIDAILQNGDLTDYHLAHAARADLFRRLGRTDEAIAAYEQALALARQEPERRFLARRLREIRVE; encoded by the coding sequence GTGCGCGAGAAAATCGACGCCATCTACCAAAGCGAATCCCGTCATGTACTGGCAACCTTGATTCGGTTGCTCGGCGATTTCGATGTTGCCGAGGAAGCGCTGCACGATGCCTTTCGCGCCGCGCTCGAACAATGGCCGCGCGACGGCGTGCCGGCCAATCCGCGCGCCTGGTTGGTGTCGGCCGGCCGCTTCAAGGCCATCGACAGCCTACGCCGGCAAGCCCGCTTCGATGTACTTGATGATGCCGATACCCTGGCCGGTCCGGCCAGCGAAACCGACGACACCGATGACGAAGGCCTGGAAGACGACCGCCTGCGGCTGATCTTTACCTGTTGCCATCCAGCGCTGTCCCCGGATGCCCAAGTCGCATTGACGCTGCGCGAAGTCTGCGGCCTGGCGACCGAGGAAATCGCCCGCGCCTTCCTGACCCCGACACCGACACTGGCGCAACGTATCGTCCGCGCCAAAACCAAGATTCGCGACGCCCGCATTCCGTACCAAGTACCCTCACCGGCCGAACTGCCGCAACGCCTGGATTCGGTGTTACGGGTAATTTACCTGGTGTTCAACGAAGGTTACTCCGCTTCGTCCGGCGACGCGCTAACCCGGCATGATTTGTCGGAAGAAGCGATACGCCTGGGACGCTTACTGATCGAGCTACTGCCGGAGCCGGAAGCGCTAGGTTTGTTGGCGTTGATGCTGCTGCACGAATCGCGCCGCGCCGCCAGAGCCACAGCCGACGGTGAACTGATTTTGTTGGACGACCAAGACCGCAGCTTGTGGGATAGGGAACGCATCGCGGAAGGCTCGGCACTGGTGCAGCAGGCCTTAGTATCGCAGCGTTTTAGCCCTTACGCTGTGCAAGCCGCCATCGCCGCAGTGCACGCCAACGCCAGCCATGCCACCGCCACGGACTGGCCGCAAATCGTCGCACTCTATGAAGTCTTATTGCGCATCGAAGCCTCGCCGGTAATCGAATTAAACCGGGCCGTCGCGGTAGCGATGCGCGATGGACCGGCAGCCGGGCTGGAGTTGATCGATGCCATTTTACAGAACGGCGACCTTACCGATTATCACCTGGCGCATGCGGCACGAGCAGATTTGTTCCGGCGTCTGGGCAGAACCGACGAAGCTATCGCAGCTTACGAACAAGCCCTGGCTTTGGCGCGGCAGGAACCGGAGCGGCGCTTTTTGGCGCGTAGATTACGGGAAATCCGTGTTGAGTGA
- a CDS encoding VOC family protein — protein MQKITPFLWFDHQAEAAMNFYVSIFKNSKVLSVNRYGDAGPGPKGSVMTANFELDGQVFTALNGGPVYKFSPAISFVVHCETQAEVDHYWQKLSEGGKEHQCAWLDDKFGVTWQIVPNALIKLLSDPDPVKAGRVMQAMLKMTKIDIATLQQAYNQA, from the coding sequence ATGCAAAAAATCACCCCGTTTTTGTGGTTCGACCATCAAGCCGAAGCGGCTATGAATTTTTACGTCTCTATTTTCAAGAACTCGAAGGTGTTGAGCGTCAACCGTTACGGCGATGCCGGGCCAGGACCGAAAGGTAGTGTGATGACCGCCAATTTCGAGCTGGACGGTCAAGTATTTACCGCGCTCAACGGCGGACCGGTCTACAAGTTCTCGCCCGCCATTTCGTTTGTCGTGCATTGCGAAACTCAGGCGGAAGTGGACCACTATTGGCAGAAACTTTCAGAAGGCGGGAAAGAACATCAATGTGCCTGGCTGGACGATAAATTCGGCGTGACCTGGCAAATCGTGCCGAATGCGCTGATCAAATTATTGAGCGATCCCGATCCGGTAAAAGCCGGACGCGTGATGCAGGCTATGCTGAAAATGACAAAAATCGACATCGCCACCTTACAACAGGCCTACAATCAAGCTTAG
- a CDS encoding VOC family protein: protein MNTQIFVNLPVKNLPNSIAFFTRLGYTFNPQFTNDDAACMIVSDTIFVMLLTENFFQSFTPKTICDATKSTEMLLCLSAESREKVDTIVSTAVAAGGTLYKEPQDHGFMYAHGFQDPDGHIWEYCYMEPGAACQG from the coding sequence ATGAACACGCAAATTTTCGTCAATCTTCCGGTAAAAAACCTACCTAACTCCATCGCCTTTTTTACCCGACTGGGTTACACCTTCAATCCGCAATTTACCAACGACGACGCGGCTTGCATGATCGTCAGCGACACTATTTTCGTGATGTTGCTGACCGAAAACTTCTTCCAATCCTTCACGCCCAAAACCATTTGCGACGCCACAAAAAGTACGGAAATGTTGCTGTGCCTATCCGCGGAAAGCCGGGAAAAAGTCGATACCATCGTCAGCACTGCCGTCGCGGCCGGCGGTACGCTGTACAAGGAGCCGCAAGATCACGGCTTTATGTATGCTCACGGCTTTCAGGATCCGGATGGCCACATCTGGGAATATTGTTACATGGAGCCCGGCGCGGCGTGCCAAGGCTAA
- a CDS encoding YkgJ family cysteine cluster protein: MTQRFHCTACGKCCYGQLPLTVNDAFKYADRFPLAMVWTPVRQGCKDFAMVSQLGATIKLANRKELVVLIVPTAYIPPSYPCPALAPDNLCGIHADKPARCRTMPFYPYRDEQFQAELLKPQPGWTCDTSESAPLVFADKKIVFREDFDAERQELEEQIPQIRRYADYMLKYTPQLVDSLAKVSLKPKGGQVVTSLSSFLTAIRHPNAQQIAQWQLPVLNSYAEKTASEPGLAEFHRHYISGAKEMQYLAR; encoded by the coding sequence ATGACGCAGCGTTTTCACTGTACCGCGTGCGGCAAATGCTGTTATGGACAATTGCCACTGACAGTAAACGATGCGTTTAAGTATGCGGACCGCTTCCCATTAGCCATGGTCTGGACGCCGGTGCGGCAAGGCTGTAAAGACTTTGCGATGGTGTCCCAGCTGGGAGCCACTATAAAACTGGCTAATCGCAAAGAATTGGTGGTGTTGATAGTACCCACCGCCTATATTCCCCCGTCATATCCGTGCCCGGCACTAGCGCCCGATAATCTGTGCGGCATTCACGCCGATAAACCAGCGCGCTGCCGAACTATGCCGTTTTACCCGTATCGGGACGAGCAATTTCAAGCCGAGCTATTAAAACCGCAACCCGGTTGGACCTGCGATACCTCCGAATCGGCGCCGCTGGTGTTTGCCGACAAGAAAATCGTGTTTCGCGAGGATTTTGATGCGGAACGGCAGGAATTGGAGGAACAGATTCCGCAGATTCGCCGCTATGCCGACTACATGTTGAAGTACACGCCGCAGTTGGTCGATAGTCTGGCCAAAGTGTCGCTCAAACCCAAAGGCGGGCAAGTGGTGACCAGCCTGTCGTCATTTTTGACCGCGATTCGCCACCCCAATGCCCAGCAGATTGCTCAGTGGCAATTGCCTGTGTTGAACAGTTATGCAGAGAAAACCGCATCGGAACCTGGCCTGGCGGAATTTCATCGGCATTACATTTCCGGGGCCAAAGAAATGCAGTATTTAGCTCGGTAA
- a CDS encoding YchJ family protein — protein MTLCPCGSKLDYAECCGPIIDGVLAPTAEALMRSRYTAFVQRKLDHIERTHAPEIKEDFNRAEAERMAEECEWRSLDIRNATEIGDTAQVEFTIKFRRDKQDLVQTELASFRRENGEWLYVSGDLNPKVTQRVVSKVGRNDPCPCGSGKKAKKCCGTTTELEQE, from the coding sequence ATGACGCTATGCCCTTGCGGCTCCAAACTGGATTATGCCGAATGCTGCGGCCCAATCATCGACGGTGTGCTGGCGCCCACTGCCGAGGCCTTGATGCGTTCACGCTACACGGCATTCGTACAACGAAAGTTGGATCACATCGAGCGTACCCACGCCCCGGAAATTAAGGAGGATTTCAATCGAGCGGAAGCCGAGCGCATGGCGGAAGAATGCGAGTGGCGCAGCCTGGATATTCGCAATGCCACGGAAATCGGCGATACGGCGCAAGTCGAATTCACCATAAAATTTCGCCGCGACAAACAGGATTTGGTGCAAACCGAGTTAGCTAGTTTCCGCCGCGAAAACGGCGAGTGGCTGTATGTCAGCGGCGATCTCAATCCCAAAGTCACGCAGCGGGTAGTCAGCAAAGTGGGCCGTAACGACCCCTGTCCGTGCGGGTCGGGCAAAAAAGCCAAAAAATGCTGCGGTACCACGACTGAATTAGAGCAGGAATGA
- a CDS encoding VOC family protein, translating to MTANIKFIPDGYHTLTPYLVVQGTAQALEFYKNAFAASELSRLNTPDGNIAHAEFKIGDSIFMLADENPHCTDHSPAMLGGTPVKLFLYVADVDTVFAAAIKAGATSKMPPTNQFWGDRMGALSDPFGHQWLIATHIEDVDPSEMPSRMAAFFAAQAASAEPQ from the coding sequence ATGACCGCCAACATCAAATTTATCCCCGACGGCTACCACACGCTTACCCCTTATCTGGTGGTACAAGGCACGGCACAGGCACTGGAATTTTATAAAAATGCCTTCGCAGCCAGCGAGTTATCCCGGCTGAATACGCCGGACGGCAACATAGCTCACGCCGAATTCAAAATCGGCGATTCGATATTCATGCTGGCTGACGAAAACCCGCACTGTACCGATCATTCGCCAGCAATGCTGGGCGGTACGCCAGTCAAGCTGTTTTTGTATGTCGCGGATGTCGATACGGTGTTTGCCGCCGCGATAAAGGCCGGTGCCACATCCAAGATGCCACCCACCAACCAATTCTGGGGCGACCGGATGGGCGCGCTGAGCGATCCGTTCGGCCATCAATGGCTGATTGCCACGCATATCGAAGACGTCGATCCCAGCGAAATGCCCAGCCGTATGGCTGCATTCTTCGCGGCGCAAGCGGCTAGTGCCGAACCGCAATAA
- a CDS encoding aminotransferase-like domain-containing protein, translating into MNLLSPQHPTRFSARTQDLHPSPIREILAVVDRPGMISFAGGLPSLDSFPQFNLAAMPQHMLQYGASEGEAELRERIAEDMQSLGMQCSAEQVLILSGSQQGIDLVAKLFIDHGTPVAVEAPTYLAALQVFRFFGARFVPYDVGAPDLDTWRREKPAFAYAIPTFQNPSGRCLDAAERAALAAACDAANIPLFEDDPYRDLVYDACERTPVCAQLRHAPWIYQGSFSKSLAPGLRLGYLVASPELLPFLTRLKQAADLHSNRLSQWLVLQHLNAPARTQQLAELAEHYRQRRDAFEAALHLHFSDLASWQIPPGGLFFWLTLNRQIDTRKLLPKAIEAGVAFMPGEPFLPMDVQACGQLRLNFSHADSAQAELGLRVLAGLVREFV; encoded by the coding sequence ATGAACTTATTATCGCCGCAACACCCTACCCGCTTTTCCGCTCGCACCCAAGACCTGCATCCCTCGCCTATTCGCGAAATTTTGGCCGTCGTCGACCGACCCGGCATGATTTCCTTTGCCGGCGGCTTACCGTCGCTGGACAGCTTTCCGCAATTCAATTTAGCAGCCATGCCTCAGCATATGCTGCAATACGGGGCCAGCGAAGGCGAAGCGGAATTGCGCGAGCGGATTGCCGAAGACATGCAAAGCTTGGGTATGCAATGTTCTGCCGAACAAGTGTTGATCTTGTCAGGATCGCAGCAGGGCATAGATTTGGTCGCCAAATTGTTCATCGATCACGGCACGCCGGTGGCGGTGGAGGCGCCGACCTATCTGGCGGCTTTGCAGGTGTTTCGGTTTTTCGGCGCCCGCTTTGTTCCTTACGATGTCGGGGCGCCCGATCTGGATACCTGGCGGCGGGAAAAGCCGGCGTTTGCTTATGCGATACCCACGTTTCAGAACCCCAGCGGTCGCTGCCTGGATGCAGCGGAACGTGCCGCTTTGGCCGCTGCCTGCGATGCGGCGAATATTCCGTTGTTCGAGGACGATCCCTACCGCGATTTGGTATACGACGCCTGTGAGCGCACGCCGGTGTGTGCTCAGTTGCGGCACGCGCCGTGGATTTATCAGGGATCGTTTTCGAAAAGTCTGGCGCCGGGCTTGCGCCTAGGCTATCTGGTCGCGTCGCCGGAATTGCTGCCATTCCTCACCCGGCTGAAGCAGGCGGCCGATTTACACAGCAATCGCCTCAGCCAATGGTTGGTGCTGCAACACCTGAACGCTCCGGCTCGAACTCAGCAGTTGGCGGAATTGGCCGAGCACTATCGCCAGCGCCGCGATGCCTTCGAAGCCGCGCTGCACCTACATTTTTCAGACCTGGCCAGCTGGCAAATCCCGCCCGGCGGCTTATTTTTCTGGCTGACGCTGAACCGTCAAATCGATACTCGCAAGCTGTTGCCCAAGGCTATCGAAGCCGGCGTGGCCTTCATGCCCGGCGAGCCTTTCCTACCGATGGATGTGCAGGCCTGCGGCCAGCTGCGTCTGAATTTCAGTCACGCCGACTCAGCACAGGCCGAGCTCGGTTTGCGGGTTTTGGCAGGCTTGGTTAGGGAGTTTGTTTGA
- a CDS encoding DUF1579 domain-containing protein: MKIDLQKEHEWLQQLIGEWTYVSECVMEPGQPPEKFEGSESVRSLGGLWLLCEGCGEMPGGGTATMLMTLGYDTRQQRFVGTWIGSMMTHLWIYDGALDANGTVLTLNTEGPCCTSEGKLAKQRDVITIQSPQQRLLTSYLLDDEGQWQLFMTAQYRRRT; this comes from the coding sequence ATGAAAATTGACCTGCAGAAAGAACACGAATGGCTACAACAACTGATTGGCGAATGGACCTATGTGTCCGAATGCGTAATGGAACCCGGCCAGCCGCCCGAGAAATTCGAAGGTTCCGAGAGCGTGCGCAGCTTGGGCGGGTTGTGGCTATTGTGCGAGGGTTGCGGCGAAATGCCGGGCGGCGGCACGGCGACTATGTTGATGACATTGGGTTACGACACTCGGCAGCAGCGCTTTGTAGGCACCTGGATAGGTTCGATGATGACCCATCTCTGGATTTACGACGGCGCGTTGGACGCCAATGGCACTGTGCTAACGCTGAATACCGAAGGTCCGTGTTGCACTAGCGAAGGCAAGTTAGCCAAGCAGCGCGACGTAATCACTATCCAGAGTCCGCAACAACGCCTACTGACTTCGTATCTGCTCGACGACGAAGGCCAATGGCAGCTATTCATGACGGCGCAGTATCGGCGCAGAACATAA
- a CDS encoding YciI family protein, with amino-acid sequence MKYMLLIYLEEHSVDEAERQACYVESTQLAHKLKADGQYLAASPLQPTTMATSVRVREGKRFVTDGPFAETREQLGGYYLVEARDLDAAIAIAEQIPMARKGTVEVRPLIEIPGLPS; translated from the coding sequence ATGAAATATATGTTACTGATTTATCTTGAAGAGCACAGCGTGGACGAAGCCGAGCGGCAAGCCTGTTATGTCGAGTCCACCCAACTCGCGCACAAACTCAAAGCCGACGGCCAATACCTGGCGGCCAGTCCGTTGCAGCCTACAACCATGGCGACCAGCGTGCGGGTGCGAGAGGGTAAGCGCTTCGTCACCGACGGCCCGTTCGCGGAAACCCGCGAACAACTGGGCGGCTACTATCTGGTCGAGGCCCGGGATTTGGATGCAGCCATTGCTATTGCCGAACAGATTCCGATGGCGCGCAAGGGCACCGTCGAAGTGCGGCCGCTGATCGAGATTCCGGGCCTGCCATCGTAA